Proteins co-encoded in one Brassica oleracea var. oleracea cultivar TO1000 chromosome C4, BOL, whole genome shotgun sequence genomic window:
- the LOC106337691 gene encoding fatty acid 2-hydroxylase 1-like, translating to MVAEGFTVDLNKPLVFQVGHLGETYEEWVHQPIVTKKGPRFFHSDFWEFLTLTVWWAVPVIWLPVSVWCISMSISRGLSLPEIVPLIALGIFIWTLIEYTLHRFLFHIKTKSYWGNTAHYLLHGCHHKHPMDHLRLVFPPAATAVLCFPFWNLVKLFTTLSVTPALFGGGMLGYVMYDITHYYLHHAHPTRAVTKNLKKYHLSHHFRIQDKGFGITSSLWDIVFGTLPTTKAPKTEQ from the exons ATGGTTGCTGAGGGATTCACTGTGGATCTTAATAAGCCCCTTGTATTTCAG GTTGGTCATCTCGGTGAGACGTACGAGGAATGGGTTCACCAACCCATTGTGACAAAGAAAGGCCCTCGGTTTTTCCACAGTGACTTTTGGGAG TTCTTGACACTTACAGTTTGGTGGGCGGTTCCCGTCATTTGGTTGCCAGTTTCAGTCTGGTGCATCTCCATGTCGATAAGCAGGGGCCTTTCACTTCCAGAAATCGTCCCACTGATAGCCTTGGGGATATTTATCTGGACGTTGATAGAATACACTCTTCACCGGTTCCTTTTCCACATAAAGACCAAGAGTTACTG GGGAAACACAGCACACTATCTTCTTCATGGATGCCATCACAAGCACCCAATGGACCACCTTCGACTCGTCTTTCCTCCTGCTGCAACAGCGGTTTTATGCTTTCCT TTCTGGAACCTTGTGAAGCTTTTCACAACTCTTTCAGTCACACCTGCTTTGTTTGGAGGCGGCATGCTTGGTTACGTGATGTACGATATTACTCACTACTACCTTCATCATGCACACCCAACTAGAGCAGTGACCAAAAATCTCAAG AAATACCATTTGAGCCATCACTTCAGGATTCAGGACAAGGGGTTTGGTATTACATCGTCGCTATGGGACATAGTGTTTGGGACACTTCCAACCACAAAAGCTCCCAAAACAGAGCAATAG
- the LOC106338030 gene encoding uncharacterized protein LOC106338030 — protein sequence MQILNTEEEHPPFHLRIAEYDVDERGEPSTEPWRDPSGEALRDRSRDPSKKSGGEERRSLGRRSVGGEERRSLGRRSVGGEERRSLGRRSVGGEERRSLGRRSVGGEERRSLGRRSVGGEERRSLGRRSVGGEERRSLGRRSVGGEERRSLGRRSVGGEERRSLGRRSVGGEERRSLGRRSVGGEERRSLGRRSVGGEERRSLGRRSVEKRNLGRRSVGGEDRRTVGRRSKRGDSSVEKRGDRREAIRRSRRRKDEKIKSQHLPKSIISSPVSSPNHTKPHIT from the coding sequence ATGCAAATACTGAATACAGAGGAGGAACACCCACCCTTCCACCTTCGAATCGCAGAATATGATGTTGATGAGAGGGGAGAACCGTCGACAGAACCGTGGAGAGATCCGTCGGGAGAAGCGTTGAGAGACCGGTCGAGAGATCCGTCAAAGAAATCCGGTGGAGAAGAGAGGAGAAGCCTCGGGAGGAGATCCGTCGGTGGAGAAGAGAGGAGAAGCCTCGGGAGGAGATCCGTCGGTGGAGAAGAGAGGAGAAGCCTCGGGAGGAGATCCGTCGGTGGAGAAGAGAGGAGAAGCCTCGGGAGGAGATCCGTCGGTGGAGAAGAGAGGAGAAGCCTCGGGAGGAGATCCGTCGGTGGAGAAGAGAGGAGAAGCCTCGGGAGGAGATCCGTCGGTGGAGAAGAGAGGAGAAGCCTCGGGAGGAGATCCGTCGGTGGAGAAGAGAGGAGAAGCCTCGGGAGGAGATCCGTCGGTGGAGAAGAGAGGAGAAGCCTCGGGAGGAGATCCGTCGGTGGAGAAGAGAGGAGAAGCCTCGGGAGGAGATCCGTCGGTGGAGAAGAGAGGAGAAGCCTCGGGAGGAGATCCGTCGGTGGAGAAGAGAGGAGAAGCCTCGGGAGGAGATCCGTCGAGAAGAGAAACCTCGGGAGGAGATCCGTCGGTGGAGAAGACAGGAGAACCGTCGGGAGGAGATCGAAGAGAGGAGATTCGTCGGTCGAGAAGAGAGGAGATCGAAGAGAGGCGATTCGTCGGTCGAGAAGAAGAAAAGACGAGAAAATCAAATCACAACACTTACCCAAATCGATTATCTCCTCCCCGGTTTCATCGCCCAATCACACCAAGCCACATATCACCTAA
- the LOC106342240 gene encoding tubulin beta chain: MREILHIQGGQCGNQIGAKFWEVICNEHGIDPSGKYDGDSDLQLERINVYYNEASGGRYVPRAVLMDLEPGTMDSIRSGPFGQIFRPDNFVFGQSGAGNNWAKGHYTEGAELIDSVLDVVRKEAENCDCLQGFQVCHSLGGGTGSGMGTLLISKIREEYPDRMMLTFSVFPSPKVSDTVVEPYNATLSVHQLVENADECMVLDNEALYDICFRTLKLATPTFGDLNHLISATMSGVTCCLRFPGQLNSDLRKLAVNLIPFPRLHFFMVGFAPLTSRGSQQYRALSVPELTQQMWDAKNMMCAADPRHGRYLTASAMFRGKMSTKEVDEQMINVQNKNSSYFVEWIPNNVKSSVCDIPPKGLSMASTFVGNSTSIQEMFRRVSEQFTAMFRRKAFLHWYTGEGMDEMEFTEAESNMNDLVAEYQQYQDATVDEEECEEEEEDEELEA; encoded by the exons ATGAGAGAGATCCTTCACATACAAGGCGGACAATGCGGGAACCAAATCGGAGCCAAGTTCTGGGAGGTGATCTGCAACGAGCACGGCATCGATCCGTCGGGAAAGTACGACGGCGACTCCGATCTTCAGCTGGAGCGGATCAACGTCTATTACAACGAGGCAAGCGGTGGGAGGTACGTACCACGCGCTGTCCTGATGGATCTTGAGCCGGGAACCATGGACTCAATTAGATCTGGTCCTTTCGGACAGATTTTCCGACCGGATAACTTCGTCTTCGGACAATCCGGCGCAGGTAATAACTGGGCTAAGGGTCATTACACGGAGGGAGCTGAACTTATTGATTCAGTTCTCGATGTTGTTAGAAAGGAAGCTGAGAATTGTGACTGCTTACAGG GGTTTCAAGTTTGCCACTCGTTGGGTGGAGGAACAGGCTCTGGCATGGGAACGCTTCTCATCTCAAAGATAAGAGAAGAGTATCCAGATCGTATGATGCTCACGTTTTCGGTTTTTCCATCTCCTAAAGTCTCTGACACAGTCGTGGAGCCATACAACGCTACTCTCTCTGTTCACCAGCTTGTCGAGAACGCCGATGAATGCATGGTTTTGGACAATGAAGCTCTGTACGACATCTGTTTCCGCACCCTGAAACTTGCCACTCCAACTT TTGGAGATCTAAACCACCTGATCTCTGCAACCATGAGCGGTGTAACATGCTGTCTCCGTTTCCCTGGTCAACTCAACTCCGACCTCCGCAAGCTCGCGGTCAACCTAATCCCCTTCCCTCGTCTCCATTTCTTCATGGTCGGTTTCGCACCTCTCACATCCCGCGGCTCGCAGCAATACCGCGCCTTATCAGTACCCGAGCTCACCCAACAAATGTGGGACGCCAAGAACATGATGTGCGCCGCTGACCCAAGACACGGACGTTACTTAACCGCGTCAGCAATGTTCCGCGGCAAAATGAGCACTAAGGAAGTGGACGAGCAGATGATCAACGTCCAGAACAAAAACTCTTCTTACTTCGTTGAATGGATCCCCAACAACGTCAAGTCCAGCGTCTGCGACATTCCTCCTAAGGGTCTCTCGATGGCGTCGACCTTTGTTGGTAACTCGACTTCGATCCAGGAGATGTTTAGGAGGGTGAGCGAGCAGTTCACGGCGATGTTCAGGAGGAAGGCTTTCTTGCATTGGTATACAGGAGAAGGGATGGATGAGATGGAGTTTACCGAAGCGGAGAGCAACATGAATGACCTTGTGGCTGAGTATCAGCAGTACCAGGACGCTACAGTTGATGAGGAGGAGTGTGAAGAGGAAGAGGAAGATGAAGAGCTCGAGGCTTGA
- the LOC106336778 gene encoding nuclear transcription factor Y subunit A-4 — MTSSVHELSDNNESHKKQERPDSQTPPPVPSGPCSESIDTSSVYSEPMAHGLYPYPDPYYRSVFAHQAYLPHPYPGVQMQLMGMHQQVVPLQCDAVEEPVFVNAKQYHGILRRRQSRAKLEARNRAIKSKKPYMHESRHLHAINRPRGCGGRFLNAKKKNGERKEEEATSDENTSEASSSIRSEKAAMGPNVSRS; from the exons ATGACTTCTTCAGTGCATGAGCTCTCTG ATAACAATGAAAGTCATAAGAAGCAAGAACGTCCAGATTCCCAAACTCCACCACCGGTTCCTTCAGGACCATGTTCTGAATCTATAGATACAAGCTCCGTCTACTCAGAACCGATG GCGCATGGGCTCTACCCGTATCCAGATCCTTACTACAGAAGCGTCTTTGCACATCAAGCCTATCTTCCACATCCATATCCTGGG GTCCAAATGCAGTTAATGGGAATGCATCAACAAGTGGTTCCATTACAGTGTGATGCAGTCGAGGAGCCTGTGTTTGTTAACGCAAAGCAATACCACGGTATACTCAGGCGTAGGCAATCCAGGGCAAAACTTGAGGCTCGGAACAGAGCCATCAAGTCAAAGAAG CCATATATGCATGAGTCTCGGCATTTGCATGCGATAAACCGACCTAGAGGATGTGGAGGCCGGTTTCTCAATGCCAAGAAGAAGAATGGAGAGCGTAAGGAAGAGGAGGCAACCTCTGATGAGAACACTTCAGAAGCAAGTTCTAGCATCAGGTCTGAGAAAGCAGCCATGGGTCCTAATGTCAGTAGATCTTGA